From the Candidatus Woesearchaeota archaeon genome, the window TCTTGTACCAGTAACAGTTGATTGGGTTTAATCTTCTGAAGCTCATTTGCAACAAGCTGAAGTTTCTGCATTGCTGCAGGAGAACATGAAGACTGGAGAAGTTTCTCAAGGTTCAGATAATCGGGAAATTCTTCCCATTTTTTACTTTGTAACCAGAATAAGACATGACCCATAAAGGCAATGGCAAAACCCTCTGGACTCGTGCTGATCTGTGATAGATCAACAAAAACAACCTCCTTTTTCCCGGTTATCCTCTGCATACTCGTTTGGAGTGTCCGGGTTTTGCCTGATTGCTGTGGGCCGAGAAGAACAAGATGCTTTTGTGATCCTTGGGTAAAAGAAGGAAGAGAAAACGAGCTATCAAAAAGGATATCAGGATTCAACGACCTCAACACGCGAAACATCAGATCACTTCTGTATGCTCCTCAAGAGCTTCTTTACCAATTGGTATATATACCAAAAAGAAGGGATATATAAACCTTTCGCAAAACCCTTCGTTGGCGCTCATCAAGGCCTTGCGAGGTTTATTTTGGTTCTTTGGTAGTAATAGGGATTATACCAAATGGAATATATTCATTTTTTAATATATGCCATTCGGCATAGGTTATATTTAAATGTTTCTGTGAAGATGGTTCGTAGGTGTTATGCCTAATGGTATATATACCATAAGGAATAGGTAGTAAATAAACGTATCTATCTTTTGTCACTATCTACTGGGGGCTACAATCGAAAAGTTTAAATAGTTACCATGCTCACAGAGGAGAAAGACAAAAGCGATGTGACTATGGCAAACAACCTCGAAGCAAGAACAGAAAGCGTTAGTAGAATTACGGTTAGTTATAACATTTTTCACTGGTTGTTCTATCCGAGCAATTGGTCTGCTAACTTTCCTGTACGACCATTGCAAGAAAAATATGCCGAAGTTACGAAGTACCATCCACGATTCATCGGGGAGATTGCATCAGGGGGAGAACATCTTGGAAGTGTGACAAAGTTCAACCGTGGCGGAGATCAAGGAAAGGCGTTCTATGGTGCAGCGATTGATACTTCAAGACATTCTCTTGACAACCTCGTTGACTGGTGTGAGGACCCACCACTAGAAAGCGAGCTTAATCGTGGCCGATTTTCACATTATCGAAAAACTGCCATGGTCATTCAACCTCCTGGCGGCGGAAAAGCAGTGCATCTCGAACAGTACAAACCCAGTTTATTCCAGAGTTGGTATGGACTTCCATTCAAGCTTATGGTAAGTGCTGTTGCATTTCCCTTCACGCTTGTTCCTTACCTTGGATCATACCTGCGAAGAACAAGTTCACTTTTTGGTAAAAAAAAGGAACAAGTAGAATTAGGAAAATTATACAATGTCACCGGATTAGCAAGTGACGCTTTAGTGCTTGACCAAGACTTTATCGCAACGTTGAGGACATTAGGATTGGGTAAGTACTATGATCTCCGTGATAACGCGCAAAATGTTGTTGCTCGAGTAAAGCGCAGTCCACTTATCAAACTTCTGACACTCGGACTAAAGGATTACTATGTCATAGAATTCAAGCAACCTGTTCAGAGAGGAACTGCACTCTATATAGTTGGCTTTGTTGATTATCTCAACCGCGAAGGAGAATTCAGAAGAAAGAGACCTCGACCTGATCTTCCAACAGGCAATCTTTTCAGACACGAATAGGAGAGGGAGGCTATTAATGTCCATGCCCACCAAGCTTCTCAGCGTGCTTTCCAAGATGTTTTTTGTTCTTTTTGCTGCCAAATAAAGCATGGTAGAACCATGATGCAGTATGATAGAGTGCATACACTGCGCCATAACCAACAAGCCCACCAGCGACAACGCCAAGTGTTTGTCCAGCAGTAGCACCAAGAATAGGCATGACATAGCTTGTCCAAGAACCTAAGGAAGAGGCATAGGCATCTGCATATGCTGAACCATACATACCACCGAGAATAATACCAGCACCATATGCTATGGCTTTTACAGGAGTTGCAATCCAGCTGGAATTAACAATATGCTCTAAACCACCACTTCCACTTTCAGCCTTTGCTGGTCCTGCTGCAGGGTGTGCAGCTGCTGGTGCTGCATTCATGGTCAAGGGGTAGGGGTAGGAGGAGGAGCTCCAGGAGGAGGAGGTGCTCCATAAGGCAACGGCGTAGGTGCCCGTCTTCGTCTATGACAAAGATGCAGCGCACCTTGCACAGCGGCATAAGCAACTACGGCACTCAGGACAGTTTCAAGGGGAGCTTGTTGAGCATTATCAATAGCATCGCCTGCTGCATCTAATCCATAGTGTCCAAGAACCCTGCCAACAGTATACGGCACTGCCAATGCTTGCTTTGCAGCACCTAGATACCATGCTGGATCTTTATCAACGCCTGCTGCTGCTCCAAGAACAACAAGGCCAGTTACAATTCTTTCGAGGTTTCTCATGTTAGTTACCACTAAACAGTACTAATATATAAGGTTTTCTATTGTATTGAGCAATTTACTCAACCTATCAAAGAAAAATACAGCCATGGCGCTGGCGAGACAAAGCAAACTTTCGAAAAGAAAGAGAATTTACTGAAGATCGACATTATTGCCTAAGGCCTGGCCGGGCATTCCTCTCTCGAACAACACACGAACACATCCTTTATTACCATGACTGCTGCGCACAACTCCTTTAATCTCCGTTCCTTGCGTGTTCTTCCACGAAACAGCCGTCCCTACAAGTTGTGCTGCCTTTTCCTTTGCATCAACACCCTCTACCTTAACAACCATTTGGTTGTCATACTGATGATGTCGTGCACGTCGAAAATTCACAATAACGCCTTTCATAGGAGAGGGAAATAACAGGGGGTTTAAATAGCTTTTGTAAAAAGAAAAAAAGAAAGTACTACTAAGACCTATTGCAGCGTTCTGTTGCTAACGCTCATGTTGATAGAAATAGGTGGTTGGGCTTTACATACGCCACTGCTGTTGATACAACCGCGGGTACAGTTGACAAGTGTGATAGCACCAACATCACCGGTACAATAGTATTCGACAAGGGTAACACCGGTATTACAAAAATCAGTGCCATGTTGGCCTTCAGTAGCATTGACATAGCCTTTGACATACGGCTTTATGCCACCGTCGCTGTCATAGCAGTAGGTTTCGTTATATTCAGACCCATAACACTCACCGTTTTGACATCCTTTGTAGCCGTAGTCAGTGCACGTTATGCCAGTCGTCGAGAATCCCTCACCAACACAATAACGCTCGTCAAGGTAGTTCTGATTAATGCATGTGTCCACGAAACTATAGTTCCCTCTTCCCTCTGCAAAACCATAGACACTTCCCTTGAGATCATAGACCTTTCCACCATCAGAGTCTTTACACCAGTCTCCCGGGGTTTCATTTGCGCATGCGCCATTGATACATGAGGTAGAAAAGAATGTCGAGCAATTAACGCGTTGAGAAGCTACAGATCCATTCACTTGACAGTAAGCCTCGTCAAGAAGAACGCTGCTCGAACAATAATCAGTCCAAGTTGTACCATTAATCCCATAGGCCGTACCTTTTACAAAGTAATTGAGACCACCGTCAGTGTCCCAACAAGAACCATTTCCCAATCCGGTAACCCCAAGTGCTCCTTCAAGTTTGTCAAGACGATTGTCTAATCCCTGATATGCCCCGCCTGTTGCACCTTTGGTAGTGCATCCTGCGAGTAACAGAATAGCTACAGCCAAACCTACGATTATCACGCCACTTTTTTTCATAATTTCGCCTCCTTTACTTTCAAATATACTCAAAGAGATACTAATATACACTTATATATATATATATATATTTTTATTTTGGGGAGCGATAGAAGACGGGAACGAAATCCTAAATAAGAAGTAAACTTTATATTTAAGTTCTACTTGTATGTTTACTATGAATGTGTTGTTTATCTGTAATCAAAACCAGAACCGAAGCAAAACTGCTGAGGAAATCTTCAAAGATAGATTTAACACTAAATCAGCAGGTCTTTATAATGCTAAACCTGTTACTGAAAAACAGATTTCTTGGGCTGACACTATAGTTGTTATGGAAGAAACCCAGCGTGCTGAGATAGCTCATAGGTTTCCTAAACAATATCTACTTAAATATATACTTTCCCTTGATATTCCTGACGTGTACCATTATAACCAGGCTCAACTAATTGAGATTTTAAACAGTAAAATCAATGAACTATTTGAGCCACTCATCAAATAATCTCGTAGCTTTCTTTTTTGTTGTAAAAACTTTTGTTTCTGCCACTGACATTTCTGGTAACCTCCTTGTTACTTTGAATTTCGTACCTCTATGGTTTTGAATTTCCATTAAACTCACTTCCCATTTTTTGGTTGAGTGTTTCTTTGTTGCCATATTTATACCTCTGGATTATTTGGGAGTATGTCATTTATAAAATAAAAAACAAAATAACCGGCAAAAGGAGACAACCCATGGCATGGGTTCGCTGGGTTTTAAGGATCGCAGGGATAATGCCAATGGCAGTGCTGATGAGAAGGATGAAAAGGCCTATCCAGCCAGTAACAATACCGACAAGAATGATGACCAAGAGCATGACGCCGATGATAAGCTTATGATAATTTACTTTCATAATAAGGTTAGCAAAGAGTTTTCCAAAAAATATTGCTAAAAGCATGCCGATGCTACCCGCAACCAACGCACTTGCTAAAAATAACAGAATAACGTTCATTGACGGTTCGTCAATAAAATGCTGGAGCGCTACTACTGAGCCATTTCGCGCTTTATCAAGAACATAAAATGTAACCAAGCTCAGTACGAAGCTTACGGTGTTGATGCTTCCTAAGAGAATCATAAATCCCTGATCACCTAACTTTCGCGTAAGCTGCAATGAGATGATGGCTGCCTGCGCAGCTCCCAAACCCGGCAAGAGAGAGGTTAGCCATCCTGAGAATTGTCCACTCAACAATGCTTTACAGGTGGTTGCTTTTTGAAGAGGAATTTCTGAGGTATATTCTTGTGGGGGAAGATGTTCATTCTCAAAAAGGCTGACAAGTAAGGTGCTTATGCCGAACAGCCCTGAAAGCATAGGGAAGAGTGGATCTGAAAGTCCTGGATAGGTAAGAACAAGCACCCCAAAGATTCCTGAGATTAAAAATAGAATCAAGGCCCATATCTTTTTCCTGTCTCGCAGAATCATGAAGCAAGCAACGGCGATGAGAAGATACCCCACATACTCCTTAATGAGAGGATAGATCCATTGGGCAAGTGGAACAAAC encodes:
- a CDS encoding 50S ribosomal protein L35ae, with amino-acid sequence MKGVIVNFRRARHHQYDNQMVVKVEGVDAKEKAAQLVGTAVSWKNTQGTEIKGVVRSSHGNKGCVRVLFERGMPGQALGNNVDLQ
- a CDS encoding protein tyrosine phosphatase gives rise to the protein MNVLFICNQNQNRSKTAEEIFKDRFNTKSAGLYNAKPVTEKQISWADTIVVMEETQRAEIAHRFPKQYLLKYILSLDIPDVYHYNQAQLIEILNSKINELFEPLIK
- a CDS encoding tripartite tricarboxylate transporter permease — translated: MEPSLFLQFVLGILVGIAAGIITGLIPGVHINLVAVMLISLSTFFLRFVHPLTLGVAIVAMSVTHTFLDTIPSIFLGAPESETALGVLPGHRYLLKGHGFLAVQLTIVGSFGALLLSILFFPLFVPLAQWIYPLIKEYVGYLLIAVACFMILRDRKKIWALILFLISGIFGVLVLTYPGLSDPLFPMLSGLFGISTLLVSLFENEHLPPQEYTSEIPLQKATTCKALLSGQFSGWLTSLLPGLGAAQAAIISLQLTRKLGDQGFMILLGSINTVSFVLSLVTFYVLDKARNGSVVALQHFIDEPSMNVILLFLASALVAGSIGMLLAIFFGKLFANLIMKVNYHKLIIGVMLLVIILVGIVTGWIGLFILLISTAIGIIPAILKTQRTHAMGCLLLPVILFFIL